tctctttctctctgtcCATCAACTCCATGACTCTTTCAGGACACCATATCCATCATCAACTTCGTCACTCTTGGTAAAAGCCATCTTGcacctctttctttctctcatcAACACGGCTTCCATGTTCTTCTACCTCTAACTTCACATTAGGTCTGTTCTGTTTCTGTGGGTTTGTGAATCTTTGTGTTGTTATGTTTGATGAAATGCCACAACCATCACAAACTATAGAATTCCTCTGAACTGTAATGTAGAAAGCTGTTTTGATTTTTAGAATTTCAAAGATCGAGCTTTCTACAACTAGTTCTTCGCTTACATGGAATGAAACCATATACATGTTCAATGTTCATAGAAAACTCACCATTGCCACGATTACCTACGCTGTTGTCTTTTAAATGCCATTTTCCTATTCAGTTGGTGCCTAGCTTATATATACAGTTCAAGTGACAATTTATCACTTCTTTAACAATGGTGAAATTGCTTCTTCATTCTCTCTTGTTTGGTTGCAATGTTTCTGGCACCAAAGTAGCTGTTATGTGGATGCACTTGTTGCATGTCTAAGTAATAAGAGAAACTTTAGTATTAATGCCTTTGAGCTGGTTATTAGAGAACCTAAGACCAATAGCTTCAAATAACCCCTCTAGAAAATTGGGCTCACTTGGTGGTATGTTAAAATACACATCTGTTGAAACTTATTCAGTCCTTCAAGCAAGCTGCCTTCAACACTGGTTTAAAAACTGGCAAGCACTTAGGAGAAACAAATTGACAGCTAGCACTTTTGCTGCTGCTATTGGgttcatagtaaaaaaaaataaaaaagtgggcAGGGTATTTTCTCTGGGAATTTTCGGTTCTCAGTTACTAACTTTTACAATGAAAGCATCTTATGGTTTAGTTTGGTGACAATTTTACCTAACATGCTTGGAAGACTGTGGCTAagattctcttcctttttaatcttattgcttcttgattttatttctgtgtctttattttaaataatctcAGACTTTCTAACATGGAATTGGATTCTCAATTATCGCATAAATTGGAaacttttatgtttaattggTTTTTCAACTTTTTACCAATCACGTTATTTGAGTTTGTTATAACAATTCTTTATTAATAAGTTATATGGGAAACTGTTAAATTGATGTCTCCAGCTGTTAGAGAAGATTCATTCCAGCTGTTAACTGGAGTGAGACAAGCTTAAAAGGTGATAGAACTTAATATCGCATGTTTGGAACTTTTAATTAcgtgcatttttttatatacgtGTACGTCTTACCCAGCTTCAATTATATAAACATGCTTCTGCAGTGGTTTTATCTTCAACACTTCTTTCAAAACCAAATTATTAGTGTGATTGTAACAGACACATTTGGTCATTCTTTGAAATTCAATTGGAAGGTGACTtttgtcttttaatttcttgtatATGTTTCTTCCTTTTAATTATGTTTCAGACATACAGAGATTAATCTTATAAAATAGGAAGATTTATTTATGAGAATAAACTTTTGACCacgtatttaaaaaatataattatttgtccATCATATCACACAATCAAgatattagtaaaaataaattatcacatAAATGTTTTTACTCAAACAAGTAGAggatatttatgattttaataaagaaattaaggaagaaaagatatagcacattTTTTTTGTGGATTGAGGTAGCCTGCCTACCTAATTTTCCATCTAGTTTTGGGTACTTAATTATAATCACACAACCGGAACATAATGATATTAAGTTTGATCGAAATGTATACTTGATTAGTAGGTGTGtcttattttgttgttttttggcTTGTTAGAAGTATGTGATTGTTAGatgtgattttttaatatatttttaattacaggCATTGGCAGAGGAGATCAAGGCAAGATATGATAAAGCAGCTGTCAAAGTTGTTGACCTGGTAAGTTGGATCCAAATGAAATTTTGGCCATTCCTACATTCCTACATTCCTATTTAATTTGAACTAAAGATATGAGAGAAGGTTAAGAATTTAAAGAAAGTTGATAAAAACTTTGTATATACCATGAAAGAATCTTATAATTGGCCCATAGCTTAGtgcataaattatttcttattgaTAGCTAAAGATGGATAGTGCCAGATGTTGCTGTCTATGCCAAGATACATATATATGCTCTACCAATAAAGTTGTAATTCTAGTTGAAGCCATTCTCCTAAGTCCTAATCACTAATTCACTATACTTCCCAAGCTTCAATAACATGATTAATATAGACTGCAAGTGTCTTTCCTTCTGCTGTTTAACGGAAAAAGGCATTGCAATATTTGACTATGAGATTATTTGTAATGCTTTGATATATTGTTGTAGATTCTTACACTTCTACAATTTGGAGGATATACACTAGTGCAAAATTCAGTTGATCTGTATCGAAGCTTTGGGTTTGATACACAGCCAGTCCTCATTGGGCTCATCATATTTCAGGTACTTTTCAAAATTATGGTCTTTccatctaaataaaaaaatttagaagattatctattattatttgttagttttttttattcgtgagaacaaaagataattttaagataatttatctttcattagaatttgatattaaaaatttaaaaaaaaatcattgaaaacacaatctcaattaaatgaaaatatttaggtGATAatgtcattaaataaaataaattagttaataataaaaaaggatcACCGAAAACATAATCTCaacaaacatgtgatttatcgtaaaaataaataaacatgtgATTTTTTCTTATGAGATCAAATGAAGTAATCATTAAGGAAAGAATAtactattaatttattgattgaCCAGTAGCTTGTTAAGCGCCAATATGCTAACCGAATCAATGATTCAACTGCTAATATATTGGTGGTTGTAGGCTTCCAGTGCATTAGACATttagttattagttaaaattctcACAAGAGTCAAAGTTATTGTTTTGGTTCATTAATGCAGAATTAGTACTCTCAATTTGGTTCTTCAAAATTACTTGTCATcatgttagatttttttaattgtcattAAATTAATCTTGTTAACATATATATGCTATGCTTGTAttcttgtgttttatttttcatattttgtttcCAGCTAggcaattaaaataatttgtccTTTTCACTGctaacattattaattttatagttgCTAACACGGTTGTGATTGACTTATACCTGGATATTTTAGTTATATTAAGCACTAATTTATTATGtctattttattctactttttcagtttattttatcaaatggatAAGAGTTGGATAGACTACAATTCTCTTAATAAAGAGAAGTATATTAGAGGAGTTTTAAACTTTCTAGATTTTGCATTTGCGAAATCGTCAAAGGATGGAAAAATTTTATGCCCTTGTACCAAATGTGTCAATTGCAAGTGGCGCTCTCGGATGAATGTTTATGAGCACATTATTAGTAATGGATTTCTAAAAGGATATGTTACTTGGATCTTTCATGGTGAACAAGTTGGCCCATCTAGTTCTTTAGATACATCCCAAGTGGAAGGGGAGTTTGATCATGACATGGATACATTGGTTCATGATGCATTCACAATGCATGCAACTAATGAGAGTAATGACACAGATATAAATATGGAGGATGGAGATTCTAGAGAATTTATGAATGGACCTAGTGTTCAACAATCTGAAGACAATAATAATTCAGAAAAGTTATATCAGATGTTAAGGGAGGCAGAGCAAAGTCTTTATAAAGGTTGTAAGaagtttacaaaattgtcattccTTGTACATTTGTATCACTTAAAGTGTCTAAATGGGTGGACTGATAAAAGTTTTTCGATGTTGTTAGAGCTGTTAAGTGATGCATTACCAGAGGAAAATACTTTGCCCAAATCATTTTATGATACAAAGAAGATTATTTCAGGGTTGGGTCTATCTTATGAAAAAATTCATGTTTGTCCCAATGAATGCATATTGTATAGGAAGGATTTGGCTGATGCTGAAATTTGCCCTAAATGCAATTTGTCAAGATGGAAATATAACTCTGATGATGTTGAATGTAGAAAAAAGATACCAGCAAAGATTCTTCGTTGGTTCCCTCTTATACCTAGATTGCAAAGACTTTTTGTATCACCAAAAACAGCTTGTTCTATGATATGGCATGAGGTTGGTCGAACTAAAGATGGACTCCTGAGGCATCCagctgattcatttgcttggaagAATTTTGATTGTCAGTATCCTGATTTTGCTTGTGACGCTCGTAATGTTCGACTAGGTTTGGCTACTGATGGCTTTAATCCTTTCAAAACTATGGAAATTTCCCATAGCACTTGGCCTGTTATCTTGATTCCGTACAATCTTCCTCCATGGATGTGTATGAAGCAACctaattttatactttcattGCTTATTCCTGGTCCAAAAGGTCCAGGTATGAACCTTGATGTTTATATGCAGCCTCTTGTGGAAGAATTAAAGGAATTATGGGAAATTGGGGTAAAAACGTTTGATGCATGTAAAAAAGAGTCATTCCAAATGCGTGCTGCAATTATGTGGACTATTAATGATTTTCCTGCTTATGCAAATTTGTCTGGTTGGAGCACTAGAGGCCAATATGCTTTTCCATGTTGTGGTTTTGAGATTGGCTCAAAGTGGTTGCGTTATGGTAGAAAGTTTTGCTATATGTGTCATCGTCGTTGGTTAGAGCCCGATCATAAGTGGAGATACAATAAAAGAGATTTTGATGGAACCCAGGAGTTTAGAGCTCCACCTGATCTACCTAGTGGAGCTTTTTCTTTGAGACAGATGGAATATCATGGAGTTGGGGATTGGTCACCATGGAAAAAGAGAAGTATTTTGTTCACATTGCCTTATTGGCAACATAGTGTGCTCCGTCATAATCTTGATGTTATGCACATAGAAAAGAATGTGTGTGATAACATTATTGGGATGTTGTTACAATTAGAAGGTAAGTCAAAGGACAATGATAAGGCACGCTATGATCTTGTTGATATGAATATTAGAAGCCAATTACATCCAAAGATGCACCCAAGTAAAGGCAAACAATATTTTCCTAGAGCTTGTTACCAAATGACttcaaaagagaaagaaacattTTTGGAAGTTCTCAAAACAATAAAAGCTCCTGATGAATATTTGTCTAATATTTCAAGATGTGTGCAAGTGAAGGAACACAAAATATCCGGTCTCAAAAGTTATGATTGTCATCTTTTAATGCAAGAGTTTCTTCCTATAGCTATGAAAGGTTGTTTGCCAGACAAAGTGAGTTTAGCTATATCCGATCTTTGTTGTTTCTTCAAGGAGTTGTGTGGCAAGGTGCTTAATGAGAGTAATTTAGAGCACCTAGAGCATCAAGTAGCTCTAACATTATGCCAATTAGAACAGATTTTTCCTCCATCTTTTTTCACCGTAATGGTACATTTGGTAATCCATTTGGCACATGAAGCAAGAGTTGGAGGACCTGTACATTACCGATGGATGTATCCTATTGAAAGGTATGAatactttttaatcattttaaaacattctagagttataaagtaaaatgatattatcttaatttgtaacctaaaattttctttttaggttCCTTTTGACTCTAAAGTCATTTGTTCGTAATCGAGCACATCCAGAAGGATCTATTGCAGAAGGATATTTAGCTCATGAATGCTTGATATTTTGTTCAAGATATCTTATCTAGGGTGGAGActcattttaatcaatttgctcgaaatgatgactcatgttttGTGGAAAATGTAAGTGTTTTAAATCCTAGAGGTAGACCATTGGGCAGAAAGAAGCAAGTTGGATTCAAtgtgaagaagagaaaaagagctTCTCGGATTTCTCTTGATAAGAAAGCATTGGTTCAAGCACATAGATATGTGCTTTTCAATAGCAACAATGTTGACCACTTTCGAaagtaatacaatttttttcatgttcatttatttattgaatatttgtatAATATCTTTCTATCAATGATAATGCTtactttttctaacattttttacatagaGCCCATACTGATCTTATCAAGAGACAAAATCGTCGATTATCTCCATATGAAGTTGACAAAATTCATAGTAAAGAATTTCCAGATTGGTTCCGTGAAAGAGTAAGTTTAGGAAgaatcaataatattaaattttgcattcatttaaaattttaaccatttgaaataaaattgtggTAGGTTGCTCGATTGGAAGAGCAAGACAACACTCTAGTGGCAAATGATATCAAGTGGTTAGCTCGTGGTCCACTAGAAATAGTGAGAAGATATAGCGGGTACATTGTTAATGGAGTTAGATTTCATACAAAGACACGTGAAAGGTGCTTGAAGACTCAAAACAGTGGCATTGTTGTAACTGTTAAGACATTAAGTTATGCCAGTTCAAGAGATAAAAACCCAAAGAAGGGAGAAATCCACTACTATGGTGCACTAACAGATATAATTCAATTGGATTATTCTGGAAAATATAAGGCTATACTTTTCAAGTGTGATTGAGTTGATATAAACAGGGGTTGCAAAATTGATAACTTCGGTAtgacattagtgaatttcaattatttgCAACATACAGGGAATGATATATGTGACGATCCATTTGTTTTTGCATCTCAAGCTAAGAAAGTATTCTATGTGGAGAATAAAACACAAAATGGTTGGCTTGTTGTTGTGCATGCTAAAATCAGAGATGTATATGATATGGGTGATGAGCAATCCAATGACACGGATCAAGGGAATGAACAAGTCTTACAAGAGATAAATCATAATGATTTGATCAGAACAGAAGCCGATGATAGTGATGATATCATTGAAGTTACAATACCTATGGAGAACATTTTACCACATGACAAGGATGATAATTATATAGATGATGATGAGAGCGATGCAGActtcttttgatttgtttttatttgttctatTTGAACATTTGGTTATAGTTTGAGTATACATGTATTGAACATTTTGTCACATTTATATACTCTTATTCCtttctttagttttttgttcttattattcattactcttgtgtttattttttgttatgtatAAAAATCACTCACAATATAATGATGTTATCcgttttttatcaaaatttgtttCGTTGTTTCCTCAATAGTTTGATTCTTTGTGATTGGAGATTGGTGAAAAAATAGCTTACAAGCAATCTAAATTTGCCTTTTAGGTAATTactttattcttcttttattttttggcatggtgtttaaaaaaatcatagtcaataatgtagttatatctaatttttattttattttattttttggatggATTTATTCAGCATACTATGGGAAAGCGCAGAAAGTTGAATATCATTCAAAATGATGGTCAATCACAAGCAAAAGAGCAATCAATTGAAAGCTCTACTGAAGTGaaccaaaataacaactctatacTTGAAGAAAATGCACAATTTGAAGGAGGTATAAAgattttattaacttaatttctttattttatattaaattatttataacacaATTGTTTATTAACTAAATCAACAATCACAAACAGAACAACACATACAAGAAGATAGTCATGTTCAGTCTCATACTTCTCTTGAAAGTGCAAATGAAAGTTCAACTAAAGGTATTTATACACATATGCTTTTTTGGCTTAGAATTATATGTAAAATTCTGTTTGAGTTGAATATCTTTTAGAATATGATAAGATTAAATTTACTAGTGAGTTTCTTTTTTCCATATAGTTCaaatctgtgtgtgtgtgtgtttgataaATGTCATATCCATGAATGATTTAGATAAAAAGAGAACCAGAGGTTATACACATATGCTAGATGTGTGGGACTTGCCAGATGGAGAATTCATACTTGTTGAAGTAGATCATTGGGGCAATCCTATGGGTTGGGAAGGGAAAACTCTACTGAATGCAATTGGGAGCTTGGTAAGGAGACACCAATGTGCTCCTATCAATTTT
This region of Glycine soja cultivar W05 chromosome 17, ASM419377v2, whole genome shotgun sequence genomic DNA includes:
- the LOC114391591 gene encoding uncharacterized protein LOC114391591, encoding MDKSWIDYNSLNKEKYIRGVLNFLDFAFAKSSKDGKILCPCTKCVNCKWRSRMNVYEHIISNGFLKGYVTWIFHGEQVGPSSSLDTSQVEGEFDHDMDTLVHDAFTMHATNESNDTDINMEDGDSREFMNGPSVQQSEDNNNSEKLYQMLREAEQSLYKGCKKFTKLSFLVHLYHLKCLNGWTDKSFSMLLELLSDALPEENTLPKSFYDTKKIISGLGLSYEKIHVCPNECILYRKDLADAEICPKCNLSRWKYNSDDVECRKKIPAKILRWFPLIPRLQRLFVSPKTACSMIWHEVGRTKDGLLRHPADSFAWKNFDCQYPDFACDARNVRLGLATDGFNPFKTMEISHSTWPVILIPYNLPPWMCMKQPNFILSLLIPGPKGPGMNLDVYMQPLVEELKELWEIGVKTFDACKKESFQMRAAIMWTINDFPAYANLSGWSTRGQYAFPCCGFEIGSKWLRYGRKFCYMCHRRWLEPDHKWRYNKRDFDGTQEFRAPPDLPSGAFSLRQMEYHGVGDWSPWKKRSILFTLPYWQHSVLRHNLDVMHIEKNVCDNIIGMLLQLEGKSKDNDKARYDLVDMNIRSQLHPKMHPSKGKQYFPRACYQMTSKEKETFLEVLKTIKAPDEYLSNISRCVQVKEHKISGLKSYDCHLLMQEFLPIAMKGCLPDKVSLAISDLCCFFKELCGKVLNESNLEHLEHQVALTLCQLEQIFPPSFFTVMVHLVIHLAHEARVGGPVHYRWMYPIERFLLTLKSFVRNRAHPEGSIAEGYLAHECLIFCSRYLI